ACTCCCCCAGGGGTTTGCCCCGAACCCGCTCCAAGAGGATGCCTAAGAGCATGTACCCAATGTCGGAATAGGTGGGCCGCCCCAGGGGCCAGGGGTATTGGAGGAGGCGAGCCTTCAACTTCTGCCCTTCCCCCCAGGTGTACACAGCCTCCCAGGCGGGGAGGCCTGAGGTGTGGGCCAGGAGCTCCCGTATGGTTTTGCCCTTAAGAGGGTGGTCCTTGAGCCAAAGGAGTTCAGGAAGGTGGAGGGAGAGGGGATCGTCCAGATCCAAAAGCCCCTCCTCCACGGCCCGGAGCACCTCCTTTAGGGTGAAAAGGGGCTTGGTCAGACTGGCAAGGTCGAAGAAGGTACCAGCCTCCAAAGGGACGGGCTCGGGCTCCTTTTGGGCTAGGCCCAGATGGAGGCTTTCCCGGCGACCATCGGCAAAGACCACTCCGAAGGCCGCTCCGGGCACTGTACCCCTTGCTATAGCCTCCTCGAGGATGGCCCTTACCCGCATGCCTCTGAGTCTAACCTGTAGGCGATTGGTATGCAAGTGGTATGCTAAGAGGGCCGGCACCCTGGGTAGGTGGTCCTTCCGGAGGTGTTCCGCGGAAGGTGCTCCTGGGGCCCGGACGGAGGTTGGCGCTTGGGCCGTTCAGGACCTAGGTACATCTTGGTGGCGGAGCGCTTGCGGGAGGGGCTTTGGCGCAAGGAGTACGGGACAAGCCTTCCCCCCGAAAGGGAGCTGGCCCGGATCATGGGCGTATCGCGGGATACCCTTCGCCGGGCCCTGGAGGTTTTGGAGGAGGAGGGGCTCGTCTACCGGCGGCAGGGGAGTGGAACCTTCGTGGCGCGGAGGGCCACCTTCCGTGCCCGCCTTTTAGGGTTCACCGAAGAGATGCGGGCCCTAGGCCTGATTCCCTCTTCCCGCTTCCTTGGGGGGGGACGTGGCCCGGCTACGGCGGAAGAGGCTTTTCAGCTCCGCCTCTCCCCTGGAGAGGAGGTGCTCCGCCTGGAACGTTTGCGCTTAGCCGATGAGGAACCTATGGCCCTGGAGCGGGCCGCCCTACCTGTTTGGGCTCTGGAGGAGATTCCCGAAGGCTCCCTCTACCAGGCCCTCGAGGCCCGCGGGCTTCGTCCTGTGCGAGCGCTTCAGCGGTTGCGGGCCGTGGTTGCTCGGGAAGAGGACCGCCTCCTTGGGGTGGAGCCTGGGGCCCCGCTCCTCTACCTTGAACGGGTGAGCTTTCTCCCAGACGGCCGCCCTGTGGAGTTCGTGAAGAGCCGCTACCGGGGGGACCGGTACGAGCTCCTGGTGGAACTCTTCTGCGCTACTCCCGGGCCCCCCTGATGGGGGGAGCGTGGGGTGTGGGAAAGGAGGCGTAATCCAATGAGGGTGCTCGGGCTGATGTCCGGTACCAGCGCGGATGGGGTGGACCTCGTTCTGGCGGAGTTTTATGGGGGAGGGAGAGAGCTTCGTTACCGCCTTGTTGGCTACCAGGAGGTGCCCTATCCTGCGGATCTGCGCCGGCGGATCCTGGCTGCCATGCGAGGCGCAGAAACGCGGGAAATTGCTCTCCTGCACCACGATCTAGGCCGGTTTTACCGCCAGGCGGCGGCCGGGTTCCAGGGTCAAGCCCAGCTGGTAGGGCTTTCGGGCCAGACCGTCTGGCACGAACCGCCGGAGGCCACCTTCCAGTTGGGGGAGCCCAGCTACTTGGCCGAATCCCTCGGGGTTCCCGTGGTCTACGGCTTCCGGGCGGTGGACCTGGCGGCGGGGGGGCAGGGGGCACCCCTGGTGGCCTACCCAGACCTCCTTCTTTACGGGGAGGAGGGCAAGCGAGTGAGCGTGCACAACCTAGGGGGGATCTCCAACCTTTCTGCTTTTCAGGGGCGGGATCC
The sequence above is drawn from the Thermus islandicus DSM 21543 genome and encodes:
- a CDS encoding serine hydrolase domain-containing protein: MRVRAILEEAIARGTVPGAAFGVVFADGRRESLHLGLAQKEPEPVPLEAGTFFDLASLTKPLFTLKEVLRAVEEGLLDLDDPLSLHLPELLWLKDHPLKGKTIRELLAHTSGLPAWEAVYTWGEGQKLKARLLQYPWPLGRPTYSDIGYMLLGILLERVRGKPLGEFALPPGLTFSPPPEQSAATERCPWRGRVLRGQVHDENAFALGGAAGHAGLFGTLEGVLGELQALLQGRWLSRAAWEEMLTPHGERFLGWERKHPGWHGGSLASGGSFGHTGFTGVSVFLDPERGYAWALLTNAVHPTRHRPSIAPLRRAVGNTLAAEVS
- a CDS encoding GntR family transcriptional regulator, which produces MAERLREGLWRKEYGTSLPPERELARIMGVSRDTLRRALEVLEEEGLVYRRQGSGTFVARRATFRARLLGFTEEMRALGLIPSSRFLGGGRGPATAEEAFQLRLSPGEEVLRLERLRLADEEPMALERAALPVWALEEIPEGSLYQALEARGLRPVRALQRLRAVVAREEDRLLGVEPGAPLLYLERVSFLPDGRPVEFVKSRYRGDRYELLVELFCATPGPP